In one Gadus morhua chromosome 15, gadMor3.0, whole genome shotgun sequence genomic region, the following are encoded:
- the b3gnt2b gene encoding N-acetyllactosaminide beta-1,3-N-acetylglucosaminyltransferase 2, whose product MALLWRRMKVLVTVVMVNLFIFILISRNNGQEKGDLNKVHLPTKPFWSKVVPNQAYWNLQQQVLDLQNNPILTANYSTDDLPHWLNDTALTSDPCHADFKVTTQVKDYNSLPGRFKDFLVYMRCRSYPLLVDQPDLCMDPPFLLLAIKSLAPHFDRRQAIRESWGRSGVLANRTVKTVFLLGNTSEVDHHPDLSDMLRYESSRHHDIVQWDYRDSFFNLTVKEVLFLGWIETHCPGAQYIFKGDDDVFVNTYSILQFLGGLSAPKAKDLFVGDVITNAGPHRDKKVKYFIPESMYVGVYPPYAGGGGYLYSGDLAARLHNVSKRVALYPIDDVYTGMCLRKLGLAPEKHKGFRTFDIEEKYRANPCAYKSLMLVHPRTPQEMIKIWAWLSDPHLNCQ is encoded by the coding sequence ATGGCACTGttgtggaggaggatgaaggttCTGGTGACGGTGGTAATGGTGAACCTCTTTATCTTCATTCTGATCTCCCGAAACAATGGCCAGGAAAAGGGGGATCTAAACAAGGTCCACCTACCAACAAAACCCTTCTGGTCCAAGGTAGTCCCGAACCAGGCTTACTGGAACCTCCAGCAGCAGGTTCTGGACCTCCAGAACAACCCCATCCTGACCGCTAACTACAGCACTGATGACCTGCCCCATTGGCTGAATGACACGgccttgacctctgacccgtgTCATGCCGATTTCAAGGTCACAACGCAGGTGAAAGACTACAACTCCCTACCTGGCCGCTTCAAGGACTTCCTTGTATACATGCGCTGCCGCTCCTATCCCCTGCTGGTGGACCAACCTGACCTGTGCATGGACCCCCCATTCCTGCTTCTGGCCATCAAATCACTAGCGCCACATTTTGACCGCCGCCAGGCCATCCGTGAGTCCTGGGGGCGGTCAGGAGTCCTGGCCAATCGGACCGTGAAGACGGTCTTCCTGCTGGGTAACACATCGGAGGTGGACCATCATCCGGATCTTTCCGACATGCTGCGCTACGAGAGCTCCCGCCACCACGACATCGTCCAGTGGGACTACCGTGACTCTTTCTTCAACCTGACCGTTAAAGAGGTGCTGTTTCTGGGCTGGATAGAGACCCACTGCCCCGGAGCACAGTACATCTTCAAGGGGGATGACGATGTCTTTGTGAACACCTACAGCATCCTTCAGTTCCTCGGCGGCCTCTCCGCTCCCAAAGCCAAGGATCTGTTTGTGGGGGATGTGATCACCAACGCCGGGCCCCACCGGGACAAAAAAGTCAAATATTTTATCCCAGAAAGCATGTATGTGGGGGTGTACCCGCCGTAcgccgggggcggggggtaCCTCTACTCGGGGGATCTGGCggcccgtctgcacaacgtctcGAAGCGCGTGGCACTCTATCCCATCGACGACGTGTACACAGGGATGTGCCTCCGCAAGCTAGGTCTGGCCCCGGAGAAGCACAAAGGCTTCAGGACCTTCGACATCGAGGAGAAGTATCGGGCCAACCCCTGTGCCTACAAGAGCCTGATGCTGGTTCACCCCCGAACCCCCCAGGAGATGATCAAGATCTGGGCCTGGCTGAGTGACCCTCATCTGAACTGCCAGTAG